The proteins below come from a single Drosophila teissieri strain GT53w chromosome 3L, Prin_Dtei_1.1, whole genome shotgun sequence genomic window:
- the LOC122617710 gene encoding snaclec GPIB-binding protein subunit beta-like: MDKRVLFVLTIFAVLFELQALTCPTEFTPVAGKCIFVSRNKVNWYTADRKCRKLGGSLLVFDSEFEKITITSHLLAIGVPFTGRWQDCIWVGIDSQGNGHNFVLSKNGDPPKYTPWAKKQPSGYYKDLCGSFANYRSWGYVNNECLFEALYVCETYGFYP; encoded by the exons ATGGACAAGCGAGTTCTATTTGTTTTGACCATTTTCGCAGTGCTTTTCGAACTGCAAGCGCTAACATGTCCAACGGAGTTTACGCCTGTTGCCGGAAAGTGCATCTTTGTCTCGAGAAATAAG GTCAACTGGTACACGGCAGATCGGAAATGTCGGAAGCTAGGAGGCAGTCTGCTTGTATTCGATTCTGAATTCGAAAAGATCACAATCACATCCCATCTGTTGGCAATAGGAGTGCCTTTCACTGGGAGATGGCAAGACTGCATTTGGGTGGGAATTGATTCCCAGGGAAATGGCCATAATTTTGTGTTATCCAAAAATGGAGATCCCCCTAAATATACTCCCTGGGCCAAAAAACAACCAAGTGGGTATTACAAAGACCTATGCGGTTCCTTTGCCAATTATAGATCGTGGGGTTACGTTAATAACGAATGCCTCTTTGAAGCTCTATACGTTTGTGAAACGTATGGGTTCTACCCTTAA